Below is a genomic region from Salinirussus salinus.
GGCGAAGCGGCGCTCGTTCGCGACGAGGAGCGGGAAGAGCCCCTCGAGGTTGGCGTAGACGTTCGGGAATCTGGCCAGTTGCCAGGCAGTCTCCTCGGCGAAGGCGACCCCGGCGTGGACGATACTGAAGTCGATATCGGGGAAGCTCTCGGCCGCCACGTCCACGTCACCGGGATGGTAGTCCGACCGCGGGACCGGGCCGAACGGGATAGCCTTGTGGATGTCGATGCGGTCGAGACCCATGTCGACCGCCTTCTCGAACACCGGGAAGGCCACCTCCGGGTCGCCCATGCTCCAGCCCTCGTAGGTGTCCTCGCTCCAGTGTGACGGGTACAGTTTGACACCCAGCGGGTCGAAGGCGTCGGCCTGTTCCTCCAGGGCCCGCTCCCACCCGTCCCGGAGGGGGTCGACCGAGGCGTACGCCCGGAACCTGTCGGGCCACCGATCCATCACCTCGGCGGCTTTCTCGTTGGCGACGAGCCCGTCGTGGAACGCGTACATCGGGACGGGCTGGAAGGTCGCCATGTCCGTCCGGCTCTCCCGGAAGAGCATGTTCGCCGTCTCCTCGACGCCCCAGTCCCGGACGAACCCGTCTTGCGAAAGGTGATACTCCGCCGGCCCGATATCCGTGTTGCCGGCGAGCATCCCGACGATCCCCTCGGCGTGGCGCTCGTTCCGGTAGTTCGAGGGCGCCATGTTGTACGCGTGCGTGATCGAGTCGTAGACGAACGTCTCGTTGAGGTCTACCACGGACGACACCCCCGGACACCGGACCGCGCGGTGCTGACTGTGCTATGTTCTACCGTGGCTATGTCACACATACGTCTCCCGGAATGGTTACCTCAAAATCATAAATCTACTGGTCGGCCCCCCGGTCCCACCCCGACGAGGGAGGGAACGCAGGACCCCTCAACATTTAATGACTATGGATTGAAACGTACCCGCATGAGAGCCGCGACGTACCACGGACAGGGAGACGTCCGCGTCGAAGAGGTCGACGCCCCTGCTGGTCCCGGGGCGGACGAGATCCGGGTCTCGGTCACCGCCTGCGGGATCTGCGGGTCGGACCTCCACGAATACGCCGCCGGGCCGGTCGCGATCCCCGACGACGACCCACACCCGCTCACCGGCGAGACGCTCCCGGTCCCGCTGGGCCACGAGTTCGCCGGGGAAGTCGCCGAGGTCGGTGCCGACGTCGACGACATCTCCGCTGGCGACCCCGTGACGGTCAATCCCCTCCTCTACTGCGGGGAGTGTCGACACTGTGTTGCCGGTCACCACAACCGGTGTGAATCCGGCGGCTTCATCGGCCTCTCCGGGGGCAGGGGTGGACTCGCCGAGGAGGTCGTCGTTTCGCGGGAGAAAGCCGTCCGGCTCCCGGACGCGCTCCCCGTCGGGTACGGCGCGCTCGCCGAACCCTTCAGCGTCGGCTTCCACGCCGTCCGTACCAGTCCCCTCGCTCCAGGCGACTCCGTCGCCGTCTACGGTGCCGGCCCGATCGGCCTCACCGTCATCCAGGCTGCCCGCGCCGCCGGCGCCGACACGGTCTACGCCGTCGAACCGCAGGACACACGCCGCGACCTCGCCGGGGCCGTCGGGGCGGACGGGACGCTGGACCCGACCGCGACGGACACGGTCGCGCAGATCCACGAGCGGGCCGGCGGCGTCGACGTCTCCTTCGAAGTCGCCGGCGTCGAGCAGACGCTGCAGGATGCGGTCACAGCGACCACCGCCGGCGGCCACACTACCGTCATCAGCCAGTTCGAGGGCGCCGTGGAGGTCGACCCGAACCTCTTCGTCATGGGCGAACGCTCCCTCGACGGCACGCTCGCGTACGAGGGTGGCCCCCGGTCGGACGAGGAGTTCGGTCCCGTCGTCGGGATGTTCGCATCCGGCGCGCTCGACCCCGAGCCCCTCGTCAGCAGCTGCATCCCCCTCGACGATGTCGTCGAAGACGGCTTCGATGCGCTGCTGGACCCCGACCGGGAGGAGGTGAAGGTTCTCGTCGAACTGTAGCCCGGCCATGGACCGACCACCGTCCGGGGAAAGTTTCAACCCCCCGTCGCGTCAGGTGCGCGTATGACGGCTACTGGCATCACCGTGGGCGGCGGCGACCGCGAGGACCTGTTCGAGTACGCGACTCTGGCCGAGTCGGCGGGGCTCGAGTCGGTCTGGGTCGGGGAGTCGTGGGGTCCCGCCTCCGTACCGGCGATGACGCAGTTGCTCGAACGCACCGACACGATCGACGTCTGCTCGGGTATTTTCAACATCTACAGCCGGACGCCGGGGCTCGTCGCCATGACGGCGAACACGCTCGCGGACATCGGGGACGGCCGCTTTCGCGTCGGCATCGGCGCGAGCGGTCCGGCGGTGATCGAGAACTTCCACGGCGTCGAGTTCGAGGCGCCGCTCCGGCGGACCCGGGAGTACATCGAGACCGTCCGGGGTTTTCTCCGCGGCGACCGCGTCGAGTACGACGGCGAATTCTTCGACCTCTCGGGGTTCCAGCTCGACGTGGACACCTACCACGAGTGTCCGATATACGTCGCGGCAATGGGTGAAACGAACCGCCAGCTGTCCGGGGAATTCGCCGACGGCTGGATGCCCTTTATCCTCCCGTCGTCGGGGCTCGACGACGCGCTCGAGGCCGTCCACCGTGGTGCCTCTCGCGGCGACCGCGAGCCCGACGCCATCGACGTGGCACCGTGGGTCCCGACCTGCATCTCCGAGACAGACCCAGAGGCGGCACGCCAGCACGCCGCCTCAGTCGTCGGCTTCTACGTCGGCGCGATGGGCGACTACTACGCCGATGCCGTCACCAACTTCGGGTTCGGCGAGGAGGCCGACGCCATCCAGGCGGGCTGGGCGGACGACGGGCCTGCCGGGGCCGCCGCCGCGGTCACCGACGAGATGGTCGACGCGTTCTGCGCCGCCGGGACACCCGAACAAGCAGCCGAGAGCTTCGACCGTTTCGGGGCGGCCGGGGCCGACTCGCCGGTGGCCTACCTCCCGGCCCAGAGTGCGCCGGAGGAGATGCTTCGCGAGACAGTCGAGCATCTCTGAACGTCGGTAGATGTAACGGCGGTCGTTGCCACCCTTTTTGTGGACTCGCGCGGACAGTCCGGTATGGATTCGGTGTACGTGACTGCTGCCGACAGCCGGACGGGTCGATGGTAGACGTCGGCCCCTCGCTGCTCCGGCTCGTGTTCGCGCTGTTTCTCGTCGTTCTGAACGGCTTCTTCGTCGCCGCGGAGTTCGCCTTCGTCCGGGTCCGCGCCACCTCGGTCGAACAGCTCGTCGAGGAGGGGCGAGCCGGCGCGGAGAGTCTCCAGGACGTGATGGGGGACCTCGACAACTACCTCGCGGTGACGCAACTCGGCATCACGCTCGCCTCGCTGGGGCTGGGGTGGGCCGGCGAACCCGCCATCGCGTCGCTGCTGGAACCGGCGCTGGAGTCGGTCCTCCCGGCGTCGCTCATCCACCTGGTCGCCATCGCGGTCGGCTTCTCGATCATCACCTTCCTCCACGTCGTCTTCGGCGAACTCGCCCCGAAGACGTTCGCGATCGCCCAGACCGAGCGGTTCTCGCTGTACCTCGCGCCGCCGATGAAGGTCTTCTACTACCTCTTCTACCCGGGCATCGTCGTCTTCAACGGGGCGGCCAACGCGTTCACCAGCCTCCTGGGTGTGCCGCCGGCCTCCGAGTCCGACGAGACGCTCGGGGAGCGGGAGATCCGCCGCGTGCTGGCACGCTCCGGCGAGGCGGGCGACGTCGACGTCGCGGAGGTGGCGATGATCGACCGCGTGTTCGAGCTCGACGACACCAGCGTCCGGGAAGTCATGGTCCCGCTGCCGGACGTGGTGAGCGTGCCGGCCGACGCCACACTGGCCGAACTCCGGGAGGCCGTCTTCGAGTCAGGACACACGCGCTATCCAGTCGTCGAGGCCGACGACCCGACCCAGGTGGTCGGCTTCGTCGACCTCAAGGACGTGCTGCGCGCGAGCGAGAGCGCGGACGCCGGGACGACGACCGCCGGCGATATCGCCCGCGAGATACTCGTCGTCCCGGAGACGACCGCGATCAACGACCTCCTCCTGCAGTTCCGGGAGGAACACCAGCAGATGGCCGCGGTGATCGACGAGTGGGGGTCGCTGGAGGGGATCGCGACGGTCGAGGACGTCGTCGAGGCCGTCGTCGGCGACCTCCGCGACGAGTTCGACACCGACGAGCGCGAACCGTCGGTCCGCGAGCGCGGCGACGGCGGGTTCGACGCCGACGGCGGCGTCCCGCTGTCGGCGGTCAACGACGTGCTCGACCTCGCACTCGACCACGAGGCGGTCGAAACGGTCGGCGGGTTCGTGCTCAGCCGGCTCGACCGTGCGCCCGAACCCGGCGACAGCGTCGACGTACCCGGACACACCATCGAGGTGACTGGGGTCGACGGCACCCGGATCTCGACGGTACGGATCTACGAGCGCGAGGGGAGTGACGAGTGAGTCGGCACTGACGGGTGCGTCCCGCATCCCGGACGGTGACTCCGGAGACCGGCGGGTGCCGACTGATCCCGACTGGGTGTCTCTTCGCACGGGTCGGCGGCACCTGGCTATCCGGGTCGACCCCCGTTCACCCCCGGCTCCTCCAGTTTTCGACCAGTCGCGTCCGGAACGTTCCCGGAAGCGTCCTGGCGGCACCCGCGCAGTCGTCTCGGCCACAAAGCATATTGTCACGCTGCCAACTTGTATCGCGTGTGTGGAAGAAACCACTGCAGTGGCTACGAGCCCGATTCGCGACCGGATCTGAAGCCGAGGAGACCCGGAGAAGGAACGGCGAAGACCCCGAACCGGGGCGGCTCTACGAGTGTCCTGACTGTGGAACTGTCTACATCAGCACGGACCCCCAGCCCTGCTCCGACTGCGACAGTGACGTCGAGAACGTCCCGAACGAACGCGACCTGGGGATCAAGACGAACGAACTGTGAGCGCGGGGCCTGGCAGCACGCGAGAAGCCCGGAGCCGCGCATGGGCAGACATTCTTTAGCGCCCCGCCAGTACCCTCGCGCATGGACGCCGACCCCGACGGTGGCGGGGATGTCGAGAAGTTAGAGGGGAGAGACCCGGGGGAAGACCCGGAAGACCCGTACGAGGACACCGACATCTCCGAGCTGCCGGACTGGTGGCGGAGAACCATCGAGGAGTTCCGGCGGTACGGGCTCCGTCCGTACCGTCCGCCGCGCTTCGAGGACGGGGTGCTCAAACACGAGACCGTCGACGACCTCGAGCAAGAATACGGGATCGAGATCCGCTTTGTCGCGTACGCGTCGCAGGTCGGGAACGCGTGGGAGGTACAGGTCGACGGAGAGGCGGTCGGGAAGATCGAACGCCGGCGTTCGCCGGAGGGCTACACGGTCTACGGGATGGAGAGCGACGCGTTCGTCGACTTCGTCGAAGCGAAGCTCTGACCGCTCGCCCGGAACTCCCGTCGCGGGCTTGTGTCCCCGGGACTGGGGCGGCAGCGGAACTTATAACTGGTCGACTGGGGTTGGAGAGAGCAATGCCAACACGTCACCTGATCGCCGAGGAGTCCGAACTCGCCGAGGAGGGCGACCGCGTCCTGGCCGACGTCCGCGGGACCGAGGTCGCGGTGTTCCGGGTCGAGGGAGAACTCCACGCGCTGGTGAATTTCTGTGTCCACCAGGGTGGCCCGCTCTGCGAGGGCGACCTCTCCGGCGAGTACGGCATCGCGGACGACGGCTGGGAGTGGACCTACGACGACGTCCAGAAGAACGTCACCTGCCCCTGGCACGGCTGGAAGTTCGACGTCCGCGACGGGAAGAGCATCGACGACGACCGGTACCGGGTCCCGACCTACGACGTGGAGGTCGAGGACGGTAACGTCTACGTCCTGCGGTAGTTCAGATCCCGAACACCTCCATCGCCTTCTCGCCCATCAGCTTGCGCACCTGGTCGTCGTCGAGCTGTGCTTTCGCCGGTTTGAGGACCTCGCTGGGCGGGTCGAAGTCGGGGTGGGGATGGTCCGTCGAATACAGCAGCGTGTCGCCGCCGCCGGCCATCTCCATCGCCCACCCCATGTGCTGGGTGTCGTCGGTGTGACCGAGCGGCTGGGTCGTGATGTGGAACTGGTCTCTGATGTACTCGCTGGGCCGTTTCGTGAGCATCGGGAAGTCCTGCGAGCACTGGAGGTAGTGGTCGTCGAGCCGCCACATCATCCAGGGGAGCCACTCCGCACCCGACTCCTGGAGCACCCACTCAAGGTCGGGGAACTTCTCGGGGACGCCGTTGCAGACAAGCGAGATGAGGTGCCACATCGATTCGACGGGGAAGCTGAAGGCGTGGCTCTCCGAGAACGTCTCGGCCCACCGGCGCTGGACGGGGAACGTGCTCGCGGCCTGGACGTCCTGGCTGTGCATCACGACGGGGAGCCCGTGGTCCTGGGCGGCCTCGTAGATGGGGTCGTACATGCGGTGCCCCGCCGGCGGCACCAGCCCCGCCGCGGGGAGCTGTACACCGACGACCTGGTCTTCGGTGGCCATGCGGTCGATCTCCTCGGGCATCCGGTCGGGCACCTGGCTGGCGACCGAGAGGGTCGCGTAGAGGCGGTCGTCCGTGTCG
It encodes:
- a CDS encoding amidohydrolase family protein, whose translation is MVDLNETFVYDSITHAYNMAPSNYRNERHAEGIVGMLAGNTDIGPAEYHLSQDGFVRDWGVEETANMLFRESRTDMATFQPVPMYAFHDGLVANEKAAEVMDRWPDRFRAYASVDPLRDGWERALEEQADAFDPLGVKLYPSHWSEDTYEGWSMGDPEVAFPVFEKAVDMGLDRIDIHKAIPFGPVPRSDYHPGDVDVAAESFPDIDFSIVHAGVAFAEETAWQLARFPNVYANLEGLFPLLVANERRFANVFAELLSMTGELGVEKLFYSSGAMSIHPRPQLEAFAEFQFPEDVRESMGGTSEVPHLTDEHKRKILGENYAEFIGLDIDEARSRIEDDEFSQGGDELAAPYSTTQAADEVVG
- a CDS encoding 2,3-butanediol dehydrogenase — encoded protein: MRAATYHGQGDVRVEEVDAPAGPGADEIRVSVTACGICGSDLHEYAAGPVAIPDDDPHPLTGETLPVPLGHEFAGEVAEVGADVDDISAGDPVTVNPLLYCGECRHCVAGHHNRCESGGFIGLSGGRGGLAEEVVVSREKAVRLPDALPVGYGALAEPFSVGFHAVRTSPLAPGDSVAVYGAGPIGLTVIQAARAAGADTVYAVEPQDTRRDLAGAVGADGTLDPTATDTVAQIHERAGGVDVSFEVAGVEQTLQDAVTATTAGGHTTVISQFEGAVEVDPNLFVMGERSLDGTLAYEGGPRSDEEFGPVVGMFASGALDPEPLVSSCIPLDDVVEDGFDALLDPDREEVKVLVEL
- a CDS encoding LLM class flavin-dependent oxidoreductase translates to MTATGITVGGGDREDLFEYATLAESAGLESVWVGESWGPASVPAMTQLLERTDTIDVCSGIFNIYSRTPGLVAMTANTLADIGDGRFRVGIGASGPAVIENFHGVEFEAPLRRTREYIETVRGFLRGDRVEYDGEFFDLSGFQLDVDTYHECPIYVAAMGETNRQLSGEFADGWMPFILPSSGLDDALEAVHRGASRGDREPDAIDVAPWVPTCISETDPEAARQHAASVVGFYVGAMGDYYADAVTNFGFGEEADAIQAGWADDGPAGAAAAVTDEMVDAFCAAGTPEQAAESFDRFGAAGADSPVAYLPAQSAPEEMLRETVEHL
- a CDS encoding hemolysin family protein codes for the protein MVDVGPSLLRLVFALFLVVLNGFFVAAEFAFVRVRATSVEQLVEEGRAGAESLQDVMGDLDNYLAVTQLGITLASLGLGWAGEPAIASLLEPALESVLPASLIHLVAIAVGFSIITFLHVVFGELAPKTFAIAQTERFSLYLAPPMKVFYYLFYPGIVVFNGAANAFTSLLGVPPASESDETLGEREIRRVLARSGEAGDVDVAEVAMIDRVFELDDTSVREVMVPLPDVVSVPADATLAELREAVFESGHTRYPVVEADDPTQVVGFVDLKDVLRASESADAGTTTAGDIAREILVVPETTAINDLLLQFREEHQQMAAVIDEWGSLEGIATVEDVVEAVVGDLRDEFDTDEREPSVRERGDGGFDADGGVPLSAVNDVLDLALDHEAVETVGGFVLSRLDRAPEPGDSVDVPGHTIEVTGVDGTRISTVRIYEREGSDE
- a CDS encoding Rieske (2Fe-2S) protein, whose amino-acid sequence is MPTRHLIAEESELAEEGDRVLADVRGTEVAVFRVEGELHALVNFCVHQGGPLCEGDLSGEYGIADDGWEWTYDDVQKNVTCPWHGWKFDVRDGKSIDDDRYRVPTYDVEVEDGNVYVLR
- a CDS encoding amidohydrolase family protein gives rise to the protein MATQQTEPALTAEELTIVDADSHLSFSAAEHLVDYIDESNAARDMIETAAESGMVYNEIYTVTRASPAFPNADAYSSSGAGHDSTDPEGKIGFMNEFNVDYSVLTPPGLLGTVNHDQTADALARAYNDWLLDKWIDTDDRLYATLSVASQVPDRMPEEIDRMATEDQVVGVQLPAAGLVPPAGHRMYDPIYEAAQDHGLPVVMHSQDVQAASTFPVQRRWAETFSESHAFSFPVESMWHLISLVCNGVPEKFPDLEWVLQESGAEWLPWMMWRLDDHYLQCSQDFPMLTKRPSEYIRDQFHITTQPLGHTDDTQHMGWAMEMAGGGDTLLYSTDHPHPDFDPPSEVLKPAKAQLDDDQVRKLMGEKAMEVFGI